A stretch of Methanobrevibacter sp. DNA encodes these proteins:
- a CDS encoding SDR family oxidoreductase yields the protein MKNYFDIKDKVAVITGASSGLGWQIAKAYASQGAKLALFARREERLQENVKEIEEEFGTEVIYAVTDVGDYDSITESVKKVVDHYGRIDILVNAAGMGNNKMVVDQSNEEWARHIHIDLTGVYYMCKAVGEVMIKQEYGKIINIGSIHSRVIFPGGGISAYSSAKGAVMNLTKNLAVEWAKYNITVNAIGPAVFRTELTEESLGLPGFMDLIAAYCPAGRLGEPGELDGIAIYLASDASSFCTGQLICIDGGWTAI from the coding sequence ATGAAAAACTATTTCGACATTAAAGACAAAGTAGCAGTTATTACTGGTGCTTCCTCTGGATTAGGCTGGCAAATCGCTAAAGCATACGCAAGCCAAGGTGCAAAATTAGCATTATTCGCTAGAAGAGAAGAAAGATTACAAGAAAATGTTAAAGAAATAGAAGAAGAATTTGGAACTGAAGTAATTTACGCTGTAACCGACGTAGGTGACTACGACAGCATTACCGAATCCGTTAAAAAAGTAGTTGACCACTACGGAAGAATTGACATTCTCGTAAACGCAGCAGGTATGGGTAACAACAAGATGGTTGTTGACCAATCCAACGAAGAATGGGCAAGACATATCCACATTGACTTGACTGGTGTATACTACATGTGTAAAGCTGTCGGAGAAGTCATGATCAAACAAGAATATGGTAAGATCATCAACATCGGTTCCATCCACAGTAGAGTTATCTTCCCTGGTGGAGGTATCAGCGCATACTCCTCCGCAAAAGGTGCAGTAATGAACTTAACCAAAAACTTAGCTGTAGAATGGGCTAAATACAACATTACCGTAAATGCAATAGGTCCTGCAGTATTCAGAACCGAATTAACCGAAGAATCCCTTGGATTACCTGGATTCATGGACTTAATTGCAGCATACTGCCCAGCTGGCAGATTAGGTGAACCTGGTGAATTAGACGGTATCGCAATTTACTTAGCATCCGATGCATCCAGCTTCTGTACCGGTCAATTAATCTGTATTGACGGTGGATGGACTGCAATATAA
- the thiC gene encoding phosphomethylpyrimidine synthase — MTQMTEAKKGNVTPEMEAVAQEERVDVDKILKGLANGTIVIPKNVGRDTKACGIGQGLSTKINANIGSSSKIEDIDLEVKKAKLAVDFGADAVMDLSTGPKLLEFREKIMDSVDVPIGTVPIYEAGVITLNKGKEIIEMDEDDIWESIIHQAKDGVDFMTLHCGINRDLVDKLQKAKRMMGIVSRGGTFLASWILHNEHENPLYENYDYLLEIALEYDITLSLGDGLRPGCLSDATDTSQIQELVTLGTLVKRAQEAGVQTMVEGPGHVPLNQIRSNMEIQKTLCHGAPFYVLGPIVTDLAPGYDHITSAIGGAIAASSGADFLCYVTPAEHLSLPSLEDVREGVIASKIAAQAADVALGLETAWEKEVEMATARRNFDWESQFNLAFDKFKPRHYRNKCELEDDEMCSMCGEYCAVKIAKGDF, encoded by the coding sequence ATGACACAAATGACTGAAGCAAAGAAAGGAAATGTCACTCCTGAAATGGAAGCTGTCGCTCAAGAGGAAAGAGTGGATGTGGATAAGATCCTAAAGGGACTTGCAAATGGGACCATTGTAATACCAAAGAATGTGGGAAGAGATACAAAGGCTTGCGGTATCGGTCAGGGATTATCCACTAAGATCAATGCGAATATAGGATCATCAAGCAAAATCGAGGATATCGATTTGGAAGTAAAGAAAGCTAAACTGGCTGTGGATTTCGGTGCGGATGCGGTTATGGACTTAAGCACCGGTCCCAAATTATTGGAGTTCAGGGAAAAGATCATGGACTCTGTAGATGTTCCTATTGGTACCGTTCCAATTTATGAGGCAGGGGTAATTACATTAAACAAGGGCAAGGAAATCATCGAGATGGATGAGGACGACATATGGGAATCAATAATCCATCAAGCAAAGGATGGCGTAGACTTCATGACCTTGCACTGTGGCATAAACAGGGACCTTGTCGACAAGCTTCAAAAAGCAAAAAGGATGATGGGTATTGTAAGCAGAGGCGGAACTTTCCTCGCTTCATGGATCTTGCATAATGAGCATGAAAACCCACTGTATGAAAATTATGATTATCTTCTTGAAATTGCCTTGGAATATGACATCACACTTTCATTGGGAGATGGATTGCGTCCAGGCTGCTTGTCTGATGCGACAGACACTTCCCAAATTCAGGAATTGGTTACCTTGGGAACACTTGTGAAAAGGGCTCAGGAAGCAGGAGTTCAAACCATGGTTGAAGGTCCTGGACATGTTCCATTGAACCAAATCAGGTCCAATATGGAAATTCAAAAGACATTATGTCATGGAGCTCCATTCTATGTCTTAGGTCCAATCGTTACAGATTTGGCACCTGGTTATGATCATATCACATCAGCTATTGGAGGAGCAATTGCAGCTTCAAGCGGCGCCGATTTCCTATGCTATGTAACACCTGCGGAGCATTTGTCACTTCCATCTTTAGAAGATGTTAGGGAAGGAGTCATTGCAAGCAAGATAGCAGCTCAAGCTGCAGATGTTGCATTGGGATTGGAAACCGCATGGGAAAAGGAAGTTGAAATGGCAACTGCAAGGAGAAACTTCGATTGGGAAAGCCAATTCAATTTGGCTTTTGACAAATTCAAGCCAAGACATTACAGAAACAAATGTGAGCTTGAAGACGATGAGATGTGCTCAATGTGTGGAGAGTATTGTGCAGTTAAGATAGCTAAAGGAGACTTTTAG
- a CDS encoding ATP-dependent DNA ligase: MKYQELVNVYEALGATTKRLEKTDILADFLKTVEEEDLEKITLMALGSVFPSWSEEEQGIGDKLVMKAVGDAVGVSVDVVEDAIRDEGDIGAAAEKLYAKKAQMTFFSQPLTVKFVYNQLRKLATISGSRSTARKISNILELLSSASGKEAKYICRTILEELRIGVGEGIIRDAISQAFDVDKAVAERAHMLTNDLGLVAKVAKIDGEEGLKKLTLIPGRPVKPMLAQLSEGIDISIEEMGCALCETKYDGFRTQFHKNGDEITLFTRRLENVTEAFPDAVKFIREGFPDEDFIAEGEIIGFKNGKPQPFQTVLQRVRRKYDIGEAMKNVPIKIFLYDLLYFKEPIVDEPIIKRREILENAVDCSSEELNLSDIVKVGPENIDDAIILFNKSIEGGHEGIMIKNCSEPYIPGIRGKKMLKFKAEPETLDVVVVGGVKGIGKRGEFIGSYEIALRDENDDLQIISRIGSGLSDDDLANLTKQMEELKITEKGTHITVHPKIIFEISYSEIVTSPEYPAGYSLRFPIVKRIRTDKGVADIDTIERLESMYNGQ, encoded by the coding sequence ATGAAATATCAGGAACTTGTTAATGTTTATGAAGCATTGGGAGCCACTACAAAAAGGCTGGAAAAAACAGATATTCTAGCGGATTTTCTAAAGACAGTTGAAGAGGAAGATTTGGAGAAAATCACTTTGATGGCTTTAGGAAGCGTTTTCCCGTCCTGGAGTGAAGAGGAACAGGGAATTGGTGATAAACTGGTCATGAAGGCTGTTGGAGATGCTGTAGGAGTTTCCGTAGATGTGGTTGAAGATGCCATCCGTGATGAGGGAGACATTGGGGCCGCAGCAGAAAAATTATATGCCAAAAAGGCTCAAATGACATTTTTCTCACAGCCATTGACTGTAAAGTTTGTTTATAATCAACTTAGAAAATTGGCAACAATATCTGGAAGCAGATCAACTGCCCGTAAGATTTCAAATATTCTTGAACTTTTATCCTCCGCTTCTGGAAAGGAAGCAAAATATATCTGCAGAACCATTTTGGAAGAGCTTAGAATTGGTGTAGGTGAAGGAATTATCCGTGATGCGATATCCCAGGCCTTTGATGTTGACAAGGCTGTTGCTGAGAGAGCCCATATGCTTACAAATGACTTAGGGCTTGTTGCAAAAGTGGCAAAGATTGATGGTGAAGAGGGACTTAAAAAACTTACATTGATTCCTGGAAGGCCTGTAAAGCCAATGCTTGCACAATTGTCTGAAGGCATTGACATAAGCATTGAAGAGATGGGCTGTGCCCTTTGTGAAACCAAATATGACGGTTTCCGTACTCAATTCCATAAGAATGGTGATGAGATCACTTTATTCACCCGTCGTTTGGAAAATGTGACAGAAGCGTTCCCTGATGCTGTAAAGTTCATTAGAGAAGGTTTTCCAGATGAGGACTTCATTGCTGAAGGGGAAATCATAGGATTTAAGAACGGCAAGCCTCAACCATTCCAAACCGTATTGCAGAGGGTTAGAAGAAAATATGACATTGGGGAAGCCATGAAGAATGTGCCTATAAAAATATTCCTGTATGACCTCTTATACTTCAAGGAACCGATAGTCGATGAGCCTATCATCAAGCGTAGGGAAATCTTGGAAAATGCTGTGGACTGCTCAAGTGAGGAATTGAACCTCAGTGACATTGTTAAGGTCGGCCCTGAAAACATTGATGATGCAATAATCCTCTTCAATAAGTCAATTGAAGGTGGACATGAGGGGATAATGATTAAGAACTGCTCTGAACCTTATATTCCAGGAATTCGTGGAAAGAAGATGCTGAAATTCAAGGCAGAACCGGAGACATTGGATGTGGTTGTTGTAGGTGGAGTCAAAGGAATAGGTAAAAGAGGGGAATTCATAGGATCTTATGAGATAGCCCTTCGTGATGAAAACGATGACCTTCAAATCATCAGCCGTATTGGTTCAGGACTTTCAGATGATGACTTGGCAAATCTCACCAAGCAAATGGAAGAGCTTAAGATTACTGAGAAGGGAACTCACATAACTGTTCATCCAAAGATTATTTTTGAAATATCCTACAGTGAAATCGTAACAAGTCCAGAATATCCTGCAGGATATTCATTGCGTTTCCCAATTGTAAAAAGGATAAGGACAGATAAGGGAGTGGCAGATATTGATACAATTGAAAGATTGGAATCAATGTATAATGGTCAATAA
- a CDS encoding exodeoxyribonuclease VII large subunit — MELNDRIIFKVALITSLIGIIGLLVFASYIEPKEIQIKDITRNNIGETVAVTGVVESIKESSSGSSCFMELNDGTGKINLIIFESTLVELKDAGNDLDSFKNHKVKVIGSITEYKSSMELILSNSNSIKLVS, encoded by the coding sequence ATGGAATTGAATGATAGAATAATTTTTAAGGTGGCATTGATCACATCCCTTATAGGAATCATTGGACTGCTGGTTTTTGCTTCCTATATTGAACCAAAGGAAATCCAGATAAAGGACATTACAAGAAACAATATTGGAGAGACTGTAGCCGTTACGGGAGTGGTCGAATCCATAAAGGAATCCTCAAGCGGAAGCTCTTGCTTTATGGAACTGAATGATGGGACAGGGAAAATAAATTTAATAATCTTTGAATCGACGTTGGTGGAACTTAAGGACGCTGGAAACGATTTGGACAGTTTCAAGAATCATAAGGTTAAGGTAATCGGAAGCATAACTGAATATAAATCATCTATGGAATTGATTTTGTCTAATTCAAATTCTATTAAACTGGTTTCTTAA
- the glmM gene encoding phosphoglucosamine mutase, whose protein sequence is MVEKRLFGTFGVRRTANDVLTPEFASRLAASYGSIVQGTVAIGGDTRTSTPMLKYAITAGLLSSGCDVVDLGILPTPAIQYAVRNYYDGGIIVTASHNPPKYNGLKFVDEFGIGTPDDMEIEVEKLYFDSEPNRASWDKIGECFTNDTIIKEYIAETIKRVDAEAIRNRKIKVVVDCGSGAGSYTAPYILKELGCEVTTINCQADGFFPGRDPEPIEPNLQDLIATVKNLGADIGLAHDGDADRTICIDEKGNFILGDKTFALVEKHMLKENGGGIIVTTVATSQAIYDIAEEFGGEVIATAVGDLLVARKLKDTDGLFGGEENGGLIFPDFIYGRDAAMTVAKILEILVKEDKPLSELVAELPVYYQEKLKVECPDGLKQEVMAKIADEIKETTDFELDTTDGVKILKDDGWVIIRPSGTEPIFRCFAESDSQEKADEMANWGISLVEKYKG, encoded by the coding sequence ATGGTGGAAAAAAGATTATTTGGTACATTTGGTGTAAGAAGAACTGCAAATGATGTATTGACTCCGGAATTTGCATCACGTCTTGCTGCTAGTTACGGATCAATTGTTCAAGGTACTGTAGCCATTGGAGGAGATACAAGAACAAGCACTCCAATGCTTAAGTATGCAATCACTGCAGGTTTGCTTTCATCTGGCTGTGATGTTGTGGATTTGGGAATCCTTCCAACTCCTGCTATCCAATATGCCGTAAGGAATTATTACGATGGAGGAATCATTGTAACCGCTTCACACAATCCTCCAAAATACAATGGTTTGAAATTTGTGGATGAGTTCGGTATAGGAACTCCAGATGATATGGAAATTGAAGTTGAAAAACTCTACTTTGACTCAGAACCAAACCGTGCATCTTGGGATAAAATCGGTGAATGCTTTACCAATGATACCATAATCAAGGAGTATATTGCAGAAACCATAAAAAGGGTTGATGCAGAAGCCATTAGAAACAGAAAGATTAAGGTTGTTGTCGATTGCGGTTCAGGAGCAGGTTCCTATACAGCTCCTTATATCCTAAAGGAATTGGGATGTGAAGTGACAACCATCAACTGTCAGGCAGACGGTTTCTTCCCAGGAAGAGACCCTGAACCAATTGAACCGAACCTCCAGGACCTCATTGCTACCGTTAAGAACCTTGGTGCAGACATTGGCCTTGCTCATGATGGAGATGCCGACAGAACCATCTGCATTGATGAGAAAGGAAACTTCATTTTAGGTGACAAGACCTTTGCACTTGTTGAAAAGCATATGTTAAAGGAAAATGGCGGAGGCATTATTGTAACCACTGTGGCCACTTCCCAAGCCATTTATGACATTGCAGAGGAGTTCGGCGGTGAAGTGATAGCAACTGCTGTTGGAGACCTCCTTGTTGCAAGAAAGCTTAAGGACACCGATGGATTATTCGGTGGAGAGGAAAACGGCGGATTAATCTTCCCAGATTTTATCTATGGAAGAGATGCAGCCATGACTGTGGCTAAGATTCTTGAGATTCTTGTTAAGGAAGACAAGCCATTGTCCGAACTTGTGGCAGAGCTTCCAGTCTATTACCAGGAAAAGCTTAAAGTGGAATGTCCTGATGGATTGAAACAGGAAGTCATGGCAAAGATAGCTGATGAAATCAAGGAGACCACTGATTTCGAGCTTGATACAACCGATGGAGTTAAAATCTTGAAAGATGACGGTTGGGTAATCATCAGACCTTCCGGTACCGAACCGATCTTTAGATGTTTTGCTGAATCCGATTCTCAGGAAAAGGCTGATGAAATGGCCAATTGGGGAATCAGTTTGGTGGAGAAGTATAAAGGATAA
- a CDS encoding adhesin, whose amino-acid sequence MLSDKKSKLILILVIVLAIAIVFFGYAISVHNSNEGLIAVNDDSVVINQSYPDGPTAEAKIDTSGVNSQLLGENDLGSVELLGPFGNPNSEIKIAYSIGMHPLESKAHKALFDTVKSKDKSLNYCYYIYKINVTNYNTDDEGRMDGQLLAQEFVAPHIINNDYDLFVDVHSNKGTVSGTYEETNFVFAVGKDEKSEVFVQKILDKMPELVYYFPSAQSSPHYITLPVEQAGTPTVNYETFCYEPINTTYDLMNKFVDVVDGLEFN is encoded by the coding sequence ATGTTGTCTGATAAGAAATCAAAATTAATTCTTATTTTAGTGATTGTCTTAGCGATAGCTATTGTTTTCTTCGGTTATGCAATATCTGTGCATAATTCTAATGAAGGTCTTATTGCAGTTAATGATGATAGTGTTGTCATCAATCAATCATATCCTGATGGGCCAACCGCTGAGGCTAAGATTGATACCTCTGGTGTAAATTCTCAGTTGCTTGGTGAGAATGATTTAGGGTCTGTAGAATTATTAGGGCCATTCGGGAATCCAAATTCAGAGATTAAGATAGCTTATTCAATAGGCATGCATCCATTGGAAAGCAAAGCCCATAAGGCTTTGTTTGATACTGTAAAGTCCAAGGATAAGTCTTTAAATTATTGTTATTACATTTACAAGATCAATGTGACTAATTACAACACTGATGATGAAGGTAGAATGGATGGGCAATTGCTTGCTCAAGAGTTTGTGGCTCCACATATAATAAACAATGATTATGATCTTTTTGTAGATGTTCACAGCAATAAGGGAACAGTTTCAGGAACCTATGAGGAGACTAATTTTGTCTTTGCAGTGGGAAAGGATGAAAAGTCTGAAGTATTTGTCCAAAAGATTTTAGATAAGATGCCAGAACTGGTTTATTATTTCCCAAGTGCCCAGTCAAGTCCGCATTATATTACATTGCCAGTTGAACAAGCTGGAACTCCTACAGTAAACTATGAAACATTCTGTTATGAGCCAATCAATACAACTTATGATTTGATGAATAAGTTTGTGGATGTTGTTGATGGCTTGGAGTTTAATTGA
- a CDS encoding tetratricopeptide repeat protein: MPIMSFGSQNINIITNKKAMTIRKLWKTPLKVGDRLHCYWNLASKEKKKIFEAEVIDVKTVPFKEIKNNDKLAQEEGYEDASDMVREFKKMYPNGISDDDLFQVIYFEKLDINKWKGEKIDQKEMITQRADILFDTGKYDKSALCYNAALKIDPNDVYLLNKKGDNLSRLDRFDEAIECYDKALEIERDNEYIWNNKAIAMLNSGNIEEALVASDGALNANPNNPVVLYWRGFILEILAEFDKALEVYDKLITIDNSNPEVWNARGNVLTDMERPEEALESYDKALELCLEDSEIDATAQNRKGNALLDLGRFEEAIECYDKAIELEPRNTSFLLNKGVVLMELDRFDEAEILFTKVLAIDPSNDDARVLKMECLENM, translated from the coding sequence ATGCCAATTATGTCCTTTGGAAGTCAGAACATCAATATAATCACAAATAAAAAGGCAATGACCATAAGGAAATTATGGAAAACCCCCTTAAAAGTTGGAGACAGGCTTCACTGCTATTGGAACTTGGCATCTAAGGAAAAGAAGAAGATTTTTGAAGCTGAAGTTATTGATGTTAAAACCGTACCTTTCAAGGAAATCAAGAATAACGATAAGTTAGCTCAGGAAGAAGGATACGAAGATGCAAGTGACATGGTCAGGGAATTCAAAAAAATGTATCCTAATGGAATCTCTGATGATGATCTCTTCCAAGTAATCTATTTTGAAAAACTGGACATAAACAAATGGAAAGGGGAAAAAATCGACCAGAAAGAGATGATTACCCAAAGGGCAGATATTCTTTTTGATACAGGAAAATATGACAAATCAGCATTATGCTACAATGCTGCATTGAAGATAGACCCTAATGACGTTTATCTTCTAAATAAGAAAGGGGACAATCTAAGCAGGTTAGACCGTTTTGATGAAGCCATTGAATGTTATGACAAGGCTTTGGAGATTGAAAGGGACAATGAGTACATTTGGAACAACAAGGCAATAGCTATGCTCAACTCCGGAAATATAGAAGAGGCTTTGGTTGCAAGTGACGGCGCATTGAATGCAAACCCAAACAATCCAGTTGTCCTTTACTGGAGAGGATTCATTTTAGAGATATTGGCTGAATTCGATAAGGCTTTGGAAGTCTATGACAAACTGATTACCATTGACAATTCCAATCCTGAAGTTTGGAATGCACGTGGAAATGTATTGACTGATATGGAAAGGCCTGAAGAGGCATTGGAATCCTATGATAAAGCATTGGAGCTATGTTTGGAAGATTCCGAAATAGACGCAACAGCACAGAACAGGAAAGGAAACGCACTATTGGACCTTGGTAGGTTTGAAGAGGCCATTGAATGTTATGACAAGGCAATAGAGCTCGAACCAAGAAACACATCATTCCTGCTAAACAAAGGTGTTGTATTGATGGAACTTGACAGATTCGATGAAGCAGAGATTCTCTTTACAAAAGTCCTTGCCATTGACCCATCAAATGATGACGCAAGAGTCCTAAAGATGGAATGTTTGGAAAATATGTAA
- a CDS encoding anaerobic ribonucleoside-triphosphate reductase activating protein: protein MEYSVTVTSSIEYPKNMSFVIFLAKCPLRCPYCSNSEILEEGTEISLEEIYEKIDDSALFMDAVVVSGGEPLVQYEDVIEIFKYVRSIGLKTKLDTSGVYPDRLREILDLGLVDYVAMDIKAPFDKYEEVINADIGQKVKESMEIVNEYDDITLECRTTYCPKLLTEEDLFTIVEEVECDLYTIQQFRNRCVLDESLAEAEEPNPHDMEDIAKRIKEAHPDQDINVKTAEFGQRSI from the coding sequence ATGGAATACAGCGTAACAGTCACATCATCAATTGAATATCCTAAAAATATGTCCTTTGTAATATTTTTAGCAAAATGTCCCCTCAGATGCCCTTACTGCAGCAATAGCGAGATATTGGAAGAGGGAACTGAAATCAGTTTGGAAGAGATTTATGAAAAGATTGATGATTCCGCACTATTCATGGATGCTGTTGTAGTTTCAGGTGGAGAGCCTTTAGTCCAATATGAAGATGTGATTGAAATCTTCAAGTATGTCAGATCAATTGGCCTTAAGACAAAATTGGACACAAGTGGAGTTTATCCGGACAGATTAAGAGAGATTCTGGATTTGGGATTGGTCGACTATGTGGCCATGGATATCAAGGCTCCATTTGACAAGTATGAAGAAGTGATCAATGCAGACATCGGGCAAAAGGTAAAGGAATCAATGGAAATCGTGAATGAATATGATGATATCACTTTAGAATGCAGAACCACATATTGCCCTAAATTGCTAACAGAAGAGGATCTCTTTACAATAGTCGAAGAGGTGGAATGCGACCTATACACAATTCAGCAATTCAGAAACAGATGCGTTTTGGATGAATCACTGGCAGAAGCCGAAGAGCCGAATCCTCATGACATGGAGGATATTGCAAAAAGAATCAAGGAAGCACATCCCGACCAAGACATTAATGTGAAAACTGCTGAATTCGGTCAAAGAAGCATTTAG